One segment of Thermodesulfovibrio sp. 3907-1M DNA contains the following:
- a CDS encoding MBL fold metallo-hydrolase: protein MPALNKEVDIVRGDTIYDDGTHKFIWLGWEEHEEEGLVQVNQYLIENRGAGVILDPGGVHVFPRVVANVSRYVDLERIEHLFFSHQDPDVSSGVALWLSVTNAKVYISKWWVRFLPHYGIFDMSKIVPIDEGGGKIQLPSGDYLEIIPAHFLHSVANFHVYDPRSKTLFTGDLGAAIFPKGQRYTYVEDFDSHLKLMEGFHRRYLASNSVVKKYLERVSRLNIDVIAPQHGAIIYKKEHIQRFFNWLSGLRCGVDIADEFYK, encoded by the coding sequence ATGCCAGCATTGAACAAAGAGGTTGATATTGTAAGAGGAGACACAATTTATGATGACGGAACTCACAAATTTATATGGCTTGGATGGGAAGAGCATGAGGAAGAAGGACTTGTTCAGGTTAATCAGTATCTCATTGAAAACAGGGGAGCGGGTGTAATCCTTGACCCTGGAGGAGTCCATGTATTTCCAAGGGTCGTAGCAAATGTTTCAAGATATGTAGACCTTGAAAGAATTGAACATCTCTTTTTCTCCCATCAGGATCCTGATGTTTCATCAGGTGTGGCTTTATGGCTGAGTGTAACAAATGCAAAGGTTTATATATCAAAGTGGTGGGTGAGATTTCTTCCCCATTACGGAATTTTTGACATGTCAAAAATAGTTCCCATAGATGAAGGTGGTGGAAAGATTCAGCTTCCCTCAGGTGATTATCTTGAAATAATCCCTGCCCATTTTCTTCACTCAGTGGCTAATTTCCATGTATATGATCCCCGTTCTAAAACTCTTTTTACAGGAGATCTCGGTGCTGCTATCTTTCCTAAAGGACAGAGATATACCTATGTGGAGGACTTTGACAGTCATTTAAAGCTCATGGAGGGTTTTCATAGAAGATATCTTGCATCAAACAGCGTGGTAAAAAAATATCTTGAGAGAGTAAGCAGGCTTAATATTGATGTAATAGCTCCCCAGCATGGAGCAATAATCTACAAAAAGGAGCATATCCAAAGATTTTTTAACTGGCTAAGTGGTTTAAGATGTGGTGTTGACATTGCCGATGAATTCTATAAATAG
- a CDS encoding methyl-accepting chemotaxis protein — protein sequence MFFRKKKAVSDNKKMVDINLSLIKTLSSGIIKSNLVGSTISNTMGLIDSNFTRIKDEVSSIATAMEEIDTTIRDMSRSVASINEEVKAMVAQNETMDEELEKRVKDIESQNIKIIGVVNNIKDLGHATENIGNVVTAISDVADQTNLLALNASIEAARVGEAGRGFAVVADEIRRLSQKTEALTKDIGKILGDLKDRVISAVGEVEKIRELFSSIEEDMKNIRKSFEKTKIMSDTVGDAVNTLSAAIEEQSQVLTDVSKRITNTASMLNETYKVFSTVIKVNNEISKLTKF from the coding sequence ATGTTTTTCAGAAAAAAGAAAGCAGTCAGTGATAATAAAAAAATGGTTGACATCAATCTTTCACTGATTAAAACCCTTTCATCGGGAATTATAAAGTCAAACCTTGTAGGTTCAACCATATCAAATACAATGGGATTAATTGATTCAAACTTCACAAGAATAAAGGATGAGGTCTCCTCAATAGCTACAGCAATGGAAGAGATAGATACAACAATCAGAGACATGTCAAGAAGTGTGGCATCCATAAATGAGGAAGTCAAAGCCATGGTTGCCCAGAACGAAACAATGGATGAGGAGCTTGAAAAGAGAGTAAAGGATATTGAGTCTCAAAACATTAAAATCATTGGAGTGGTCAACAACATAAAAGACCTCGGACATGCTACAGAAAATATTGGTAATGTAGTCACTGCCATATCAGATGTGGCTGATCAGACAAATCTGCTTGCATTGAATGCTTCAATTGAAGCAGCAAGGGTTGGAGAAGCAGGAAGAGGATTTGCAGTTGTGGCAGATGAGATAAGAAGGCTTTCCCAGAAAACAGAGGCTCTCACAAAGGATATTGGAAAAATTCTTGGAGACCTTAAAGATCGTGTTATCTCAGCAGTGGGAGAGGTTGAAAAAATAAGAGAGTTATTTTCAAGCATAGAGGAGGACATGAAAAATATAAGAAAATCCTTTGAAAAAACAAAGATAATGTCCGATACAGTGGGTGATGCTGTCAACACTCTTTCCGCAGCCATTGAAGAGCAGAGTCAGGTTCTCACAGATGTCTCAAAAAGAATCACAAACACTGCCTCCATGCTCAATGAAACCTATAAGGTCTTCTCCACAGTTATCAAAGTTAATAATGAGATTTCAAAGCTGACAAAATTTTAA
- a CDS encoding EAL domain-containing protein, whose product MKNLIEKESQKANEILQENTIIAEALKNSDIWILVTDENGNILYVNEAVERISGYKKEELIGKNPRIFKSGLNPPEFYKEMWDTILSGRVFNAITPNRKKDGEIFHVDLKIIPVRLTGNVLRFVAVAKDVTEKIRLSERVQRLHNYDALTGLLNMNGFTVNVSQKIKETPGLGLFILIDIYNMSSINKAYGINIGDQLLIKFAERIKKSFENTDSLARISADTFGVYLILESSDEIYKAYSKLYEMKNSVLKIDDKAVSVNINAALSVFPKDGVSFNTLYERTDIALQKAKKAGAGVILFFDSEIEREAEKLWKVFELLKKATEEKLFIFYYQPYFYTESLRFAGAEALVRIIDRNGKLYTPDFFIDQLENSHYLSAFENWAIGEVIEKIKKWRINISINISGNTFSNPIILSLLSAIPSDVRDKLTIEITERTFIKDPYYTMQILREIKSMDSPPKIAIDDFGTGYSSMIYLRDLPVDIIKIDRTFIKDIVKDKKSLAIVQTIIDLTRRLEKKTLAEGVETEEQLEILKSAGCDLVQGFLFSKPVPEDKLLSFIA is encoded by the coding sequence ATGAAAAATTTAATTGAGAAAGAGTCACAAAAAGCAAATGAAATATTACAGGAAAACACAATAATCGCAGAGGCACTTAAAAACTCTGACATCTGGATACTTGTTACAGATGAAAATGGTAATATTCTTTATGTCAATGAAGCTGTAGAAAGAATTAGTGGATACAAAAAAGAAGAATTGATAGGGAAAAATCCGAGAATATTTAAATCAGGACTAAATCCTCCTGAATTTTATAAAGAGATGTGGGATACGATTCTTTCAGGCAGAGTATTTAATGCCATAACTCCTAACAGAAAAAAGGACGGTGAAATTTTCCATGTGGATTTAAAAATAATTCCAGTGAGACTTACAGGAAATGTCTTAAGATTTGTTGCTGTTGCAAAAGATGTAACGGAAAAGATAAGACTCTCTGAGAGAGTTCAGAGACTTCACAACTATGATGCTCTAACAGGACTTCTTAATATGAATGGCTTTACCGTAAATGTATCCCAGAAAATAAAGGAAACTCCGGGCTTAGGCTTGTTTATACTGATAGACATTTATAATATGAGTAGTATAAACAAAGCTTACGGAATCAACATAGGAGACCAGCTTTTAATCAAGTTTGCAGAAAGAATAAAAAAATCCTTCGAAAACACTGATTCCTTAGCAAGAATCTCTGCTGATACCTTTGGAGTTTATCTGATACTGGAGAGTTCTGATGAAATATACAAAGCTTACTCAAAACTATACGAAATGAAAAACTCTGTTTTGAAAATAGACGACAAAGCGGTCTCTGTCAATATTAATGCAGCATTATCTGTTTTTCCAAAAGATGGAGTAAGTTTCAACACTCTTTATGAAAGGACAGACATTGCTCTTCAGAAGGCTAAAAAGGCAGGTGCTGGAGTGATTCTGTTTTTTGACTCTGAAATTGAAAGGGAAGCTGAAAAGCTATGGAAAGTATTTGAACTGCTTAAAAAAGCCACGGAGGAGAAACTTTTTATTTTTTATTATCAACCCTATTTTTACACAGAGTCATTAAGATTTGCTGGAGCTGAGGCTCTTGTAAGAATTATTGACAGAAACGGGAAGTTATATACTCCAGATTTTTTTATTGATCAACTGGAAAATAGCCATTATCTGAGCGCTTTTGAAAACTGGGCAATTGGTGAAGTTATAGAAAAAATAAAAAAATGGCGGATAAATATCTCTATTAACATTTCAGGGAATACGTTCAGTAACCCCATTATTCTTTCCCTTTTATCAGCGATTCCTTCTGATGTGAGAGACAAGCTCACTATAGAGATTACTGAAAGAACTTTCATCAAAGACCCTTATTATACCATGCAGATACTCAGAGAGATAAAATCAATGGACAGTCCACCAAAAATTGCCATAGATGATTTTGGAACAGGTTATTCCTCAATGATTTATCTTAGAGATTTACCAGTTGACATCATAAAAATAGACAGAACCTTTATTAAAGACATTGTTAAAGATAAAAAGAGTCTTGCCATTGTTCAGACAATCATAGACCTTACAAGAAGACTTGAAAAGAAAACCTTAGCAGAGGGAGTAGAAACAGAGGAACAACTTGAAATTTTAAAATCAGCAGGATGTGACCTTGTTCAAGGATTTTTATTTTCAAAACCTGTTCCAGAAGACAAGCTCTTGTCTTTTATTGCCTAA
- a CDS encoding TIGR03936 family radical SAM-associated protein, giving the protein MNLLYFEKPTRYINHEINAVYKEGNLIRFALCFPDVYEIGMSHLGLKILYHILNSLPDVYAERVFSPWIDMQDYMLKNGVPLCSLETKTPLKDFDIVGFSLQYELAYPTVLSMLELGRIPLRWHDRMSSDCPVVIAGGPCAVNPLPLSEFIDVFLIGEAEEAIQEFITVFGEWKKSNSSKESLLKAISEIEGFYVPYAGKKIVKRRFVNDLDNAPFPNAPVVPYAKIVHDRVSIEVSRGCPSGCRFCQAGFIYRPLRFRSPQKVLEIAESLIKNTGYEELSLLSFSIGHYPCLTELVKDLNQRFSEKAVAVSLPSIRADRITKDLLQAIKSARKTGFTIAPEAATQRLRSVINKNISDEDIERACSLLFEEGWQSIKLYFMIGLPTETAEDIQEIVNLTRKIIKTAKKYTKKFIEINVTVSPFIPKPHTPFQWLGQISFDEMVKKLDFIREAFHKSKIHYKGHNPRMSVLEAALSRGDEKTAEALYRAWLNGERLSAWSDLFDFGRWLKAMDETGIDLFNYANKEFSPEEALPWDFIDTGVKKEFLKRELRRALNLESSVECTLKCEGCGLICSSKGINKEGLGITEKAWSKNFYGTMNDSKAPQTYLTVRFSHRKTGLMKYLSQLELSNLLTRALRMAEIPFIVSKGFHPKPEISFGPSLPVGVESEKEYFDLKISTEFKHEHIERLNKILPEGLKIIEVKTIPQGIPSLSSFIQRYRYIVQLEEEFMCDKIEKLTIKREGKLLSVKDFLEEIQINGKQVCIIVRDSTDKARISEIVEAVFGKPLKELKIKRVAMYGFKGGWIEP; this is encoded by the coding sequence ATGAATCTTCTTTATTTTGAAAAACCTACAAGATACATAAATCACGAGATTAATGCTGTTTACAAAGAAGGTAACCTAATCAGGTTTGCCCTCTGTTTTCCCGATGTTTATGAGATAGGAATGTCTCATCTTGGCTTAAAAATTCTTTATCATATTTTAAACAGCCTTCCCGATGTTTATGCTGAAAGGGTTTTCTCTCCATGGATTGATATGCAGGATTATATGTTAAAAAACGGTGTTCCTTTATGCTCGCTTGAGACAAAAACTCCTCTTAAAGATTTTGATATTGTAGGTTTTTCCCTTCAGTATGAACTTGCCTATCCAACTGTCCTCAGCATGCTTGAGCTTGGTAGAATTCCATTGAGATGGCATGATAGAATGAGTAGTGACTGTCCAGTTGTAATTGCTGGAGGTCCATGCGCTGTTAATCCTTTACCACTATCGGAGTTTATTGATGTCTTTTTAATTGGAGAAGCTGAAGAGGCAATTCAGGAATTCATTACAGTATTTGGCGAATGGAAAAAATCAAATTCTTCAAAGGAATCTCTTTTAAAAGCAATATCAGAGATAGAGGGTTTTTATGTGCCCTATGCTGGCAAAAAAATTGTTAAAAGAAGATTTGTCAATGACTTAGACAATGCTCCTTTTCCTAATGCTCCTGTTGTTCCCTATGCGAAAATTGTTCATGACAGAGTCTCTATTGAAGTCTCCAGAGGATGTCCCTCAGGATGCAGATTCTGTCAGGCAGGTTTTATTTACAGACCTTTGAGATTCAGAAGCCCCCAGAAAGTCCTTGAAATTGCAGAAAGTCTAATAAAAAATACAGGTTATGAAGAACTCTCCCTTCTCTCATTCAGCATAGGACACTATCCTTGTTTAACTGAGCTTGTTAAAGATTTAAATCAACGGTTTTCAGAAAAAGCAGTTGCTGTGTCCCTTCCTTCAATAAGAGCTGACAGGATAACAAAGGATTTACTTCAGGCAATTAAATCAGCAAGAAAAACAGGATTTACAATTGCACCTGAAGCTGCCACTCAGAGACTTCGCAGTGTTATCAATAAAAATATATCTGATGAAGATATTGAGAGAGCCTGTAGTCTTCTCTTTGAAGAAGGCTGGCAGAGTATAAAGCTTTACTTCATGATAGGACTTCCCACTGAAACAGCGGAAGACATACAAGAAATTGTTAATCTCACAAGGAAGATAATAAAAACTGCAAAAAAATACACAAAAAAATTTATTGAGATAAATGTTACTGTATCTCCCTTTATCCCCAAGCCTCATACGCCCTTTCAATGGCTTGGACAGATTAGTTTTGACGAAATGGTAAAAAAGCTTGATTTTATAAGAGAAGCTTTTCATAAGAGTAAAATCCACTACAAAGGACATAATCCCCGAATGAGCGTTCTTGAAGCTGCTTTATCAAGGGGAGATGAAAAAACCGCAGAAGCATTATACAGAGCATGGCTCAATGGAGAAAGGCTGAGTGCATGGTCTGATTTATTTGACTTCGGTAGATGGCTCAAAGCTATGGATGAAACAGGGATTGATTTATTTAACTATGCAAATAAAGAGTTTTCTCCTGAAGAGGCTCTACCATGGGATTTCATCGATACAGGGGTGAAAAAGGAGTTTCTTAAAAGAGAGTTAAGGAGAGCACTTAATCTTGAATCTTCAGTGGAATGCACTTTGAAGTGTGAAGGATGTGGATTAATATGCTCTTCAAAAGGAATTAATAAGGAGGGGCTCGGAATAACTGAGAAAGCTTGGAGTAAGAACTTTTACGGCACAATGAATGATAGCAAAGCTCCTCAAACTTACTTAACAGTGAGGTTCTCTCATAGAAAAACAGGATTAATGAAATACCTTTCTCAGCTTGAACTAAGCAATCTTCTTACAAGAGCATTGAGAATGGCGGAAATTCCCTTTATTGTTTCAAAGGGATTTCATCCAAAGCCTGAGATTTCCTTTGGTCCTTCACTGCCTGTGGGAGTGGAAAGCGAAAAGGAGTATTTTGATTTAAAGATTTCTACTGAATTCAAACATGAACATATTGAAAGATTAAATAAAATTTTGCCTGAAGGATTAAAAATAATTGAAGTAAAAACAATTCCACAGGGAATTCCTTCTCTTAGTTCCTTTATTCAGCGATACAGGTATATTGTTCAACTGGAAGAAGAGTTTATGTGTGATAAAATAGAGAAATTAACAATAAAAAGAGAAGGTAAACTTCTTTCTGTAAAGGATTTTTTAGAGGAAATTCAAATAAATGGCAAACAAGTATGTATAATAGTAAGAGATTCTACTGATAAAGCAAGAATTTCTGAAATAGTAGAGGCTGTTTTTGGCAAGCCTCTTAAAGAGTTAAAAATAAAAAGAGTAGCCATGTATGGCTTTAAGGGAGGATGGATAGAGCCTTGA
- a CDS encoding Rne/Rng family ribonuclease: protein MSSELLINVTKQECRVALLEGGQVVEFYIERKGDSSYVGNIYKGRVVKVLKGMQACFVDIGLDKAAFLYVDDIRGGIKELYPFLESDEETEIAKIDFKDISIEELVQEGQEILVQVAKDPMGTKGARVTSRITLPGRYVVLMPGMEHIGISRKIEDEEKRKQLKELAAKIKPSGFGLIMRTVSENATEEEIQKDIDFLFLLWDNIQKKKDKAHAPSLIHSEFDLVLRSLRDFMTQDVDRMIIDSYVEWQRLREFAQVYFPRLTDKIELYDGEEPIFDAFGIEVDLERALHRKIWLKSGGYIVIDQTEAMTVIDVNTGKFVGKENLEDTILRTNLEAVKEIAYQIRLRNLGGIILIDFIDMEKEENKQKIINAMIEAMKKDRAKTTIYNITELGIVQMTRKRTRESLEHILCDSCPYCEGKGRIKSTRTVAYEILRKLKFMPVPQGTELTVTANTAVADLLTDEERDSIEEIENTKKIRITIKKDMMLHQENYLIHKNLP from the coding sequence TTGAGCAGTGAGCTTTTAATAAATGTAACAAAACAGGAATGCAGAGTTGCTCTTCTTGAAGGAGGTCAGGTCGTTGAGTTTTACATTGAAAGAAAGGGTGATTCAAGCTATGTGGGGAACATTTATAAAGGCAGAGTTGTAAAGGTTCTGAAAGGTATGCAGGCATGTTTTGTTGATATAGGACTTGATAAGGCAGCATTTCTTTATGTTGATGACATAAGAGGTGGAATTAAAGAGCTTTATCCTTTTTTGGAAAGCGATGAAGAAACAGAGATTGCAAAAATTGACTTTAAAGATATCTCGATAGAAGAGCTTGTTCAGGAAGGACAGGAAATACTTGTCCAGGTTGCAAAGGATCCAATGGGAACTAAAGGAGCAAGGGTTACATCAAGAATTACACTTCCCGGTAGATATGTTGTCCTTATGCCTGGAATGGAACATATTGGAATATCAAGAAAAATAGAGGATGAAGAAAAAAGAAAACAATTGAAAGAACTAGCAGCAAAAATTAAACCATCAGGATTTGGATTAATTATGAGAACTGTAAGTGAAAATGCCACTGAAGAAGAGATTCAGAAGGATATAGATTTTCTCTTTCTTTTGTGGGACAATATTCAAAAGAAAAAAGATAAAGCTCATGCACCTTCATTAATTCACAGTGAATTTGATCTCGTCTTAAGAAGTCTTAGAGATTTTATGACCCAGGATGTGGATCGGATGATAATCGACAGTTATGTGGAATGGCAGAGACTCAGGGAGTTTGCTCAGGTTTATTTCCCAAGACTGACAGACAAAATTGAACTTTATGATGGAGAAGAGCCAATATTTGATGCCTTTGGAATAGAGGTTGACCTTGAAAGAGCACTTCACCGCAAGATTTGGCTTAAGTCTGGAGGATACATCGTTATTGACCAAACAGAGGCAATGACAGTAATAGATGTAAACACCGGTAAGTTTGTTGGCAAAGAAAATCTTGAAGATACAATTCTCAGAACAAATCTTGAAGCAGTTAAAGAAATTGCCTATCAGATAAGACTAAGAAATCTTGGAGGAATTATATTGATTGACTTTATAGATATGGAAAAGGAGGAAAATAAACAAAAAATCATAAATGCCATGATAGAGGCTATGAAGAAAGACAGAGCAAAAACAACAATTTACAACATTACAGAGTTGGGAATAGTTCAGATGACAAGAAAAAGAACAAGAGAAAGCCTCGAACACATTCTTTGTGACAGTTGTCCCTATTGCGAAGGAAAAGGAAGAATAAAAAGCACAAGAACTGTAGCATATGAAATTCTGAGAAAACTGAAATTCATGCCAGTTCCTCAAGGAACAGAGCTTACAGTAACTGCAAACACTGCTGTTGCAGATCTGCTTACTGATGAAGAGAGAGACTCAATTGAGGAGATTGAAAATACCAAAAAAATAAGAATTACAATTAAAAAGGACATGATGCTACATCAGGAAAACTACTTAATTCACAAAAACTTACCATAA
- a CDS encoding (Fe-S)-binding protein, which yields MIYKTRAMAKKGFLQYLFRYFSLYPGIFFSIFSIMNRFKNLLKTKNLPYLNRFPTLNIKQQSSFLQVYSKLKPRGRIALFSGCSSQYLMPSITEALIYILNWLNYEVIVPKQHCCGAPLLSAGFEKEAKKLARKNLEIYKSFNIDGIITPCPTCAHFIRDVYKEITGEGLNVLKFADLFEENLKEFKGDDRSNVFFHISCHTSNYVNDSDKTLKLLKKFGINAEKKTGCCGFGGLFSFLFEKQSMDILRKKVLEYEKADMIISSCPNCIIQFKSAMKDKKILHYAEVIQKILFKGEKYGRAL from the coding sequence ATGATATATAAAACAAGAGCAATGGCAAAGAAAGGATTTTTACAATATTTGTTTAGGTATTTCTCCCTTTATCCCGGTATATTTTTCTCTATTTTTTCCATCATGAATCGTTTTAAAAACCTTTTGAAAACAAAAAATTTACCTTACCTCAACAGATTTCCCACGCTGAATATTAAACAGCAATCCAGTTTTCTCCAGGTTTACAGTAAATTAAAACCTAGAGGAAGAATAGCACTTTTTTCAGGATGCTCATCACAGTATTTAATGCCCTCAATCACTGAAGCTTTAATTTACATTTTAAACTGGTTAAACTATGAAGTAATTGTGCCTAAACAGCACTGCTGTGGTGCACCACTTTTAAGTGCAGGTTTTGAAAAAGAGGCAAAAAAACTTGCCAGAAAAAATCTTGAAATCTATAAATCTTTCAACATTGACGGTATAATCACTCCATGTCCAACTTGTGCTCACTTTATTAGAGATGTGTATAAAGAAATTACTGGAGAAGGACTTAATGTACTGAAGTTTGCAGATTTATTTGAAGAAAATCTGAAGGAGTTCAAAGGAGACGACAGAAGTAATGTTTTTTTCCATATTTCCTGCCATACATCTAACTATGTTAATGATTCTGATAAGACATTGAAATTACTTAAAAAATTTGGAATTAATGCGGAGAAAAAAACAGGATGTTGCGGTTTTGGAGGGCTTTTTTCTTTTCTATTTGAAAAACAATCTATGGATATTCTGAGAAAAAAAGTTTTAGAATATGAAAAGGCAGATATGATAATAAGTTCATGTCCAAATTGCATAATTCAGTTTAAATCAGCCATGAAGGATAAAAAAATACTTCATTATGCAGAGGTAATTCAAAAAATATTATTTAAAGGAGAAAAATATGGAAGAGCCCTTTGA
- a CDS encoding YkgJ family cysteine cluster protein, with amino-acid sequence MEEPFEIILPDGTVYKPRKESVVQGYDSDGKPKKMKFSVKTECERCGECCRRDTPVILKEDIELFKKGIITEKEIYTIREGEKIRSFIDGDTYYSSMELIKLRPIFGSSTCIFYDPHEGCSIYEMRPTVCREFECWSQNIAITGLESRRLTRDDLFGSIDIIREAINKHEEKCSLNKFNDIVEEFVSGKEENFEKIVEMILYDTAIRNWAKEKLEIQDDVLPLLFGRSLMEIATLYRVLIEKEGENFIIKVMEEAEE; translated from the coding sequence ATGGAAGAGCCCTTTGAAATAATTTTACCCGATGGAACAGTTTATAAGCCAAGAAAAGAGTCTGTGGTTCAGGGTTATGATTCTGATGGGAAACCAAAGAAAATGAAGTTTTCAGTGAAAACAGAATGTGAAAGATGTGGAGAATGCTGTAGAAGAGACACTCCTGTAATTCTTAAGGAGGATATTGAGCTTTTTAAAAAAGGTATCATAACTGAAAAGGAGATTTACACCATAAGAGAAGGTGAAAAGATTCGCTCTTTTATTGATGGTGATACCTATTATTCGTCAATGGAATTGATAAAACTCCGTCCTATCTTTGGAAGTTCTACATGCATTTTTTATGATCCTCACGAGGGATGCTCAATTTATGAGATGAGACCCACTGTATGCAGGGAATTTGAATGCTGGAGTCAGAACATTGCAATCACAGGTCTTGAGTCAAGAAGACTTACAAGAGATGACCTTTTTGGAAGTATTGATATTATTAGAGAAGCCATAAACAAACATGAAGAAAAATGCTCTCTCAATAAATTTAATGATATTGTGGAAGAATTTGTCTCTGGCAAAGAAGAAAACTTTGAAAAAATTGTTGAGATGATTTTATATGATACTGCCATAAGGAATTGGGCAAAAGAAAAACTGGAGATTCAGGATGATGTCCTGCCTCTGCTTTTTGGCAGATCTCTTATGGAAATTGCCACACTTTATAGAGTTTTGATAGAGAAGGAAGGAGAAAATTTTATAATTAAAGTTATGGAGGAGGCAGAAGAATGA
- the fsa gene encoding fructose-6-phosphate aldolase, translated as MKFFIDTANVEEIKKAWESGVIDGVTTNPSLIAKEKREPVSLLKEICQIVDGPVSAEAVSLNFDDMVKEAYELSKIHTNIVIKIPMTEDGLKAVRKLSQEGIKTNVTLVFSPMQALLAAKAGATYVSPFVGRLDDISHFGMELIRDIQIIFENYDFETQVIVASIRNPLHVLEAARIGAHIATIPYSVIKQLIKHPLTDIGIERFLQDWEKIKK; from the coding sequence ATGAAGTTCTTCATTGACACAGCCAATGTGGAAGAAATCAAAAAAGCATGGGAATCTGGAGTTATTGACGGAGTGACAACAAATCCTTCACTTATTGCAAAGGAAAAGCGAGAACCAGTGTCTCTTCTTAAAGAAATATGCCAGATCGTAGATGGTCCTGTGAGCGCTGAAGCAGTATCTCTTAATTTTGATGATATGGTTAAAGAGGCTTATGAGTTAAGCAAAATTCATACAAATATTGTTATCAAAATTCCTATGACTGAAGATGGGCTTAAGGCAGTAAGAAAGCTTTCTCAGGAAGGGATAAAAACCAATGTAACCCTTGTTTTTTCACCAATGCAGGCACTTTTAGCAGCAAAGGCTGGAGCTACATATGTAAGTCCCTTTGTGGGAAGACTTGATGACATAAGTCACTTTGGAATGGAACTTATAAGGGACATTCAGATCATCTTTGAAAACTATGATTTTGAAACTCAGGTAATTGTTGCAAGCATTCGCAATCCCCTGCATGTCCTTGAAGCAGCAAGAATTGGTGCGCACATTGCCACTATTCCCTATTCTGTAATAAAACAGCTTATTAAACATCCTTTAACTGACATTGGTATTGAGAGATTTCTACAGGATTGGGAAAAAATCAAAAAATAA